Proteins encoded within one genomic window of Glandiceps talaboti chromosome 3, keGlaTala1.1, whole genome shotgun sequence:
- the LOC144433023 gene encoding G2/M phase-specific E3 ubiquitin-protein ligase-like: MTSIIDHQAVFRDIFMYTNEKLTARCVEGVVDVSNSLSPEGSNKRAEELTVLSYWRDYLVDVEEGEAEVTLKALVVFATGLDGIPPLGFSPSPTLDFRRADGCGEGLKLLPIANTCANMPIVNSYDIFKDSLEFGILNSQGFCQV; this comes from the exons ATGACAAGTATAATCGATCATCAAGCAGTGTTTCGTGACATATTTATGTACACCAATGAAAAATTGACAGCCAGATGTGTTGAAGGAGTTGTTGATGTGTCTAACTCGCTAAGTCCTGAAGGGTCCAAtaaaagagctgaagaactgacaGTACTCAGTTACTGGCGGGATTACTTGGTTGATGTCGAAG AGGGTGAAGCAGAGGTTACATTGAAAGCTCTGGTCGTATTTGCAACAGGGCTTGATGGAATACCCCCACTTGGCTTCAGTCCTTCCCCAACCTTGGATTTTCGAAGGGCTGATGGGTGTGGGGAAGGACTGAAGCTATTACCAATAGCCAATACATGTGCAAATATGCCTATTGTCAACTCATATGACATATTCAAAGACTCGTTGGAGTTTGGCATATTGAACAGCCAAGGATTTTGCCAAGTTTAA
- the LOC144433025 gene encoding integrase/recombinase xerD homolog, with amino-acid sequence MGLKLADRVESAACGSKVTREVNPELHRLADILPYYLLDSRSDNTVKKYFSYFKKWETFISPKGQSALPANPIHVALFITHLLECNVSASVISSHVYGIKWAHSVSGLEDPTTHPFIISLVETSKRTHQAPKSRKDPVSVEEVRALCEKYKDSTDLLIIRDLCMILLCFTGFLRFNEVSNLRCCDVTLYENYFRLNITHSKTDQYRQGNSVVIAKVGSFACQFALLQRYSTAASINFCISDFLFKPVVRSKSVCKLVGKNKKLSYTRARETIVSRLREVCGASRVLGLHSLRAGGATAAANAAIGDRCWKRHGRWKSDTAKDGYIEDSLEHRLEVTQKSSVLGTRASKEDTRNLPRCALDNVSGTGFQTFSQWVLVWFFLGGLMYG; translated from the exons ATGG GTCTAAAGTTAGCAGACAGAGTGGAAAGCGCAGCATGTGGGAGCAAGGTCACCAGGGAAGTAAATCCCGAACTGCATCGTTTAGCCG atatattaccatactACCTCTTAGATTCTCGTAGTGACAACACCGTTAAGAAGTATTTTTCTTATTTCAAGAAATGGGAAACATTTATTTCACCGAAAGGGCAAAGTGCACTTCCAGCCAATCCAATTCACGTTGCCTTGTTTATTACACACTTATTAGAATGTAATGTATCAGCTTCAGTTATTTCTAGTCATGTCTACGGAATTAAATGGGCACACTCCGTCTCAGGACTTGAGGATCCTACAACACATCCTTTCATTATAAGCCTTGTAGAAACCTCCAAACGGACACATCAAGCTCCAAAGTCAAGGAAAGACCCAGTTTCAGTAGAGGAAGTTCGTGCACTCTGTGAAAAATACAAAGACTCCACAGACTTGCTTATTATTCGGGATTTATGTATGATTTTGCTGTGTTTTACAGGTTTTCTCAGATTTAATGAAGTCAGCAATTTAAGGTGTTGTGACGTTACACtgtatgaaaattattttcGCCTGAATATTACCCATAGTAAAACTGACCAGTATCGTCAAGGAAACAGCGTTGTAATTGCCAAAGTAGGATCTTTTGCATGTCAATTTGCTTTGTTACAGCGGTATTCAACCGCAGCttcaattaatttttgtatttccgATTTTCTCTTTAAACCAGTGGTTCGATCAAAATCTGTCTGCAAGTTAGTGGGAAAAAACAAGAAGTTGAGTTATACTCGGGCACGGGAGACCATCGTTAGTCGCTTGAGGGAAGTGTGTGGCGCTAGCAGGGTGCTGGGGTTGCACTCACTGAGGGCAGGGGGTGCCACCGCCGCAGCAAATGCTGCCATCGGGGATAGGTGTTGGAAACGCCACGGTAGGTGGAAGTCTGATACGGCTAAGGATGGGTACATTGAGGATTCCTTAGAACACAGATTAGAAGTCACTCAGAA GAGTTCAGTTCTAGGAACCAGAGCCAGTAAGGAAGACACCCGAAACCTCCCCAGATGTGCATTAGACAATGTGTCGGGTACAGGTTTCCAGACTTTTTCCCAATGGGTTTTAGTCTGGTTTTTCCTGGGCGGTCTTATGTACGGTTGA
- the LOC144433452 gene encoding ectonucleotide pyrophosphatase/phosphodiesterase family member 5-like isoform X1, with the protein MDLFISFSLLCVLLLVAPDISRSSIHHGPLTLLISFDGFRWDYLQKTETPNFDQLIADGSFVPDGILSSFITKTFPNHFTIATGMWEESHGVVANQMYDPKLKAYFIIGGENSTDSKWWDNGAEPIWVTNQLHGGRSGVFIWPGGDSTIKDTLPYHYTNYSNTTPFKTRVDRIIDWFTSEKDPINLGLLYFNEPDHTGHYVGPESEEIKTVIEMCDNITGYLIQRLKDVGLYDQMNLIITSDHGMTEIDKSRIIQLDEYINPELYDLADSTIVTALNPYDPKDIPKIYDSLANVSHMTVFLKNDAEHGIPERLHYTNNPRIMPIIAIPDEGWCIIRNISQYDTIIRGQKGNHGYDNTLRSMHPFFIASGPSIKKNFTSDPFKNVDIYPMICEIMNLKPGPNNGSLDIVSKMLNVSHSGHHHGYEHFKISQHILVGVSIIAAVSLIISLTLIVKCIRKQKHHVGDYSYHPEQSSPDFESREALLSQDEHEA; encoded by the exons ATGGACTTGTTTATATCATTCAGTCTCCTGTGCGTCTTACTCTTGGTAGCTCCAGACATCTCACGTAGCAGTATCCACCATGGACCATTGACTTTACTGATTTCGTTCGACGGATTTCGATGGGATTATTTACAGAAAACCGAAACTCCAAATTTTGATCAGCTAATCGCAGACGGGTCTTTTGTTCCCGATGGCATACTGAGTTCATTTATTACGAAGACTTTTCCTAACCATTTTACCATTGCAACGGGTATGTGGGAGGAAAGCCACGGTGTTGTGGCTAATCAAATGTATGATCCGAAGCTAAAGGCGTACTTCATCATCGGTGGAGAAAATAGCACAGACAGTAAATGGTGGGATAACGGTGCTGAACCAATCTGGGTTACAAACCAACTGCACGGAGGTCGAAGTGGTGTTTTCATATGGCCAGGAGGTGATTCAACAATCAAGGATACTCTGCCTTACCACTACACGAACTACAGTAACACAACACCTTTTAAAACACGTGTTGACAGAATTATCGACTGGTTCACATCAGAAAAAGATCCGATTAACTTAGGACTGCTGTATTTCAACGAACCAGACCACACAGGACACTATGTTGGTCCAGAATCGGAGGAAATTAAAACAGTTATAGAGATGTGTGACAATATCACCGGGTATTTGATTCAAAGACTGAAAGATGTTGGTCTGTACGATCAAATGAATTTAATAATAACAAGTGATCATGGAATGACAGAAATAGATAAATCACGTATAATTCAGCTTGATGAATACATTAACCCTGAACTGTATGACCTGGCAGACTCAACTATAGTGACTGCATTGAATCCGTATGACC CGAAGGATATTCCAAAAATTTATGATTCTTTGGCTAATGTTTCCCACATGACAgtctttttgaaaaatgatgcAGAACATGGCATACCAGAACGTCTCCATTACACCAACAATCCACGTATTATGCCTATCATAGCCATACCTGACGAAGGATGGTGTATTATAAGAAACATATCTCAATATGATACGATTATCAGAG GTCAAAAAGGCAATCATGGGTATGACAACACTCTGAGATCTATGCATCCATTCTTCATTGCAAGTGGTCCATCAATCAAGAAAAACTTCACTTCAGATCCGTTTAAGAATGTGGATATATATCCTATGATTTGTGAGATTATGAATCTGAAACCTGGTCCAAATAATGGAAGTTTAGACATTGTGAGCAAAATGTTAAATGTCAGTCATTCCGGACATCACCATGGATAcgaacatttcaaaatatcgCAGCACATTTTAGTAG GTGTGAGTATCATTGCAGCAGTGTCACTCATCATTAGTCTAACACTGATTGTAAAGTGTATCCGTAAACAAAAACACCATGTGGGAGACTACAGCTACCACCCAGAACAATCATCACCAGATTTTGAAAGTAGAGAAGCCCTTTTATCACAAGATGAGCATGAGGCCTAG
- the LOC144433452 gene encoding ectonucleotide pyrophosphatase/phosphodiesterase family member 5-like isoform X2, translating into MDLFISFSLLCVLLLVAPDISRSSIHHGPLTLLISFDGFRWDYLQKTETPNFDQLIADGSFVPDGILSSFITKTFPNHFTIATGMWEESHGVVANQMYDPKLKAYFIIGGENSTDSKWWDNGAEPIWVTNQLHGGRSGVFIWPGGDSTIKDTLPYHYTNYSNTTPFKTRVDRIIDWFTSEKDPINLGLLYFNEPDHTGHYVGPESEEIKTVIEMCDNITGYLIQRLKDVGLYDQMNLIITSDHGMTEIDKSRIIQLDEYINPELYDLADSTIVTALNPYDPKDIPKIYDSLANVSHMTVFLKNDAEHGIPERLHYTNNPRIMPIIAIPDEGWCIIRNISQYDTIIRGVSIIAAVSLIISLTLIVKCIRKQKHHVGDYSYHPEQSSPDFESREALLSQDEHEA; encoded by the exons ATGGACTTGTTTATATCATTCAGTCTCCTGTGCGTCTTACTCTTGGTAGCTCCAGACATCTCACGTAGCAGTATCCACCATGGACCATTGACTTTACTGATTTCGTTCGACGGATTTCGATGGGATTATTTACAGAAAACCGAAACTCCAAATTTTGATCAGCTAATCGCAGACGGGTCTTTTGTTCCCGATGGCATACTGAGTTCATTTATTACGAAGACTTTTCCTAACCATTTTACCATTGCAACGGGTATGTGGGAGGAAAGCCACGGTGTTGTGGCTAATCAAATGTATGATCCGAAGCTAAAGGCGTACTTCATCATCGGTGGAGAAAATAGCACAGACAGTAAATGGTGGGATAACGGTGCTGAACCAATCTGGGTTACAAACCAACTGCACGGAGGTCGAAGTGGTGTTTTCATATGGCCAGGAGGTGATTCAACAATCAAGGATACTCTGCCTTACCACTACACGAACTACAGTAACACAACACCTTTTAAAACACGTGTTGACAGAATTATCGACTGGTTCACATCAGAAAAAGATCCGATTAACTTAGGACTGCTGTATTTCAACGAACCAGACCACACAGGACACTATGTTGGTCCAGAATCGGAGGAAATTAAAACAGTTATAGAGATGTGTGACAATATCACCGGGTATTTGATTCAAAGACTGAAAGATGTTGGTCTGTACGATCAAATGAATTTAATAATAACAAGTGATCATGGAATGACAGAAATAGATAAATCACGTATAATTCAGCTTGATGAATACATTAACCCTGAACTGTATGACCTGGCAGACTCAACTATAGTGACTGCATTGAATCCGTATGACC CGAAGGATATTCCAAAAATTTATGATTCTTTGGCTAATGTTTCCCACATGACAgtctttttgaaaaatgatgcAGAACATGGCATACCAGAACGTCTCCATTACACCAACAATCCACGTATTATGCCTATCATAGCCATACCTGACGAAGGATGGTGTATTATAAGAAACATATCTCAATATGATACGATTATCAGAG GTGTGAGTATCATTGCAGCAGTGTCACTCATCATTAGTCTAACACTGATTGTAAAGTGTATCCGTAAACAAAAACACCATGTGGGAGACTACAGCTACCACCCAGAACAATCATCACCAGATTTTGAAAGTAGAGAAGCCCTTTTATCACAAGATGAGCATGAGGCCTAG
- the LOC144453962 gene encoding G2/M phase-specific E3 ubiquitin-protein ligase-like: MIAVSLVHGGPGPHFFSSTLYDSLALGINAVKPTISDIANYKTKEQLLAILNANTEEQLRNAVENADALITMSGAGHVMPTLQAKDKLVGDISRFVVINRTMYDYKS, from the exons ATGATTGCAGTATCATTAGTTCATGGTGGTCCTGGGCCGCATTTTTTCTCCTCTACTTTGTATGACAGCCTTGCACTTGGCATAAATGCAGTCAAACCAACCATATCAGACATTGctaattataaaacaaaagagCAGCTTTTGGCA ATTCTGAATGCCAATACAGAGGAGCAGTTGAGAAATGCTGTTGAGAATGCAGATGCATTAATAACTATGTCAGGGGCAGGACATGTCATGCCCACATTGCAAGCCAAAGACAAATTGGTTGGTGATATAAGTAGATTCGTTGTCATCAATAGGACCATGTATGATTATAAAAG TTAA
- the LOC144433026 gene encoding uncharacterized protein LOC144433026, protein MASPMPIGVHVRQIDLDVAYDAWHSIKAIGYSEVPNSVFALHLIKIHRQCCEECFPNDCQQQGGDGSYRRQVTMETSTEYMYDTLDDDVPQSTSVTMKCVKTETIDEQYEQDSEEMITGEDRCVTPETIDDEYLQDSEEVTTGRDRCVKSETIDEQCEQDSEEMTTERDRCVKTETIDEPCEQDSEEMTTGQDRCVTSETIDEQYQQDSEEVATGRDRCVKTETIDEHCEQDSDEMTTGQDRSVTSETTDDEYQQDSEEMTTGQDRSVTSETTDDEYQQDIEEMATGQDRCMKSETTYDQYQQDSEEVTTGEGRCVKSETTDDQYQQDSTQIIQVTLHADTVERIRVGSSHSGISDKDNILCKTSVNPNKHSGVRNHGTCMALRNKKSFGQPEIGKDSPSSSDLEKRNISTSKRPFVCKECGKGFYQNSDLNSHVSFHKLEKSYVPKQYGKESNQNDKGEAHFRNHKNERPFVCTECGKGFNSHSNLKVHRSIHTNERPHSCKECGKAFMQNGTLKAHMRIHAKERPFVCRECGKGFNSNANLTIHTRIHTNERPFVCKECGKGFNSKEHLKVHRRIHTNERPFVCEECGKGFNSNEHLKIHRRIHTNERPCVCEECGKGFNSNVNLTRHRRIHTNERPCVCKECGKGFNGSSHLKRHRRIHTNERPFVCKECDKAFTQSSTLKAHIRTHANERQFVCNECGKGFNSNGNLTTHRKIHTNERPFVCNECGKGFRSRGNLEIHRRIHKNDRPFVCKECGKGFGRSGTLKLHMPVHTNERPFVCKECGKGFGRSDTLKLHMIIHTNERPFVCKECGKGFGRSDTLKLHMIIHTNKRPFVCKECGKGFNSNANLTIHTRIHTNERQLIICEECGKGFSTRGNLKIHSRIHTNERPFVCHECDKAFTQKSALKAHIRTHGNERPFVCRECGKGFKSNTNLTIHGRIHTNERPFVCKECGKGFIGKEHLKIHRRIHTNERPFVCEECGKGFRTSSYLTIHRRIHRNERPFVCKECGKGFHSSGDLIKHRRIHTNERPCVCKECGKGFNSNTHLNRHKRIHTNERP, encoded by the exons ATGGCGTCGCCCATGCCTATCGGTGTGCACGTTAGACAGATTGATCTAGATGTTGCGTACGATGCTTGGCATAGCATTAAAGCTATTGGCTACTCAGAAGTTCCAAATAGTGTGTTTGCTTTGCATTTGATAAAAATTCACAGGCAATGTTGTGAGGAATGCTTCCCGAATGATTGTCAACAACAAGGTGGTGACGGCAGTTACCGAAGACAAGTCACAATGGAGACATCGACAGAGTACATGTATGACACCCTGGATGATGATGTACCACAGTCTACGTCTGTTACGATGAA ATGTGTGAAAACAGAAACCATAGATGAACAGTATGAACAAGACTCAGAGGAGATGATAACTGGAGAGGACAGATGTGTGACACCAGAAACCATAGATGATGAATATCTACAAGACTCAGAGGAGGTAACAACTGGACGGGATAGATGTGTGAAATCAGAAACCATAGATGAACAGTGTGAACAAGACTCAGAGGAGATGACAACTGAACGGGATAGATGTGTGAAAACAGAAACCATAGATGAACCGTGTGAACAAGACTCTGAGGAGATGACAACTGGACAGGATAGATGTGTGACATCAGAAACCATAGATGAACAGTATCAACAAGACTCAGAGGAGGTGGCAACTGGACGGGATAGATGTGTGAAAACAGAAACCATAGATGAACATTGTGAACAAGACTCAGATGAGATGACAACTGGACAGGATAGATCTGTGACATCAGAAACCACAGATGATGAGTATCAACAAGACTCAGAGGAGATGACAACTGGACAGGATAGATCTGTGACATCAGAAACCACAGATGATGAGTATCAACAAGACATAGAGGAGATGGCAACTGGACAGGATAGATGCATGAAATCAGAAACCACATATGACCAGTATCAGCAAGACTCAGAGGAGGTAACAACTGGAGAGGGTAGATGTGTGAAATCAGAAACCACAGATGACCAGTATCAACAAGACTCAACTCAAATCATTCAAGTCACACTGCATGCAGATACTGTTGAAAGGATACGTGTCGGCAGTTCACATTCAGGCATCAGTGATAAAgataatattttgtgtaaaacTTCAGTTAACCCAAACAAACATAGTGGAGTTAGGaatcatggtacatgtatggcatTGAGAAACAAAAAGTCATTTGGACAGCCAGAGATTGGTAAAGATTCTCCTTCAAGTAGTGATTTGGAGAAACGCAATATCAGCACAAGtaaaagaccatttgtatgtaaagagtgtggtaaaggattcTACCAAAATAGTGATCTGAACAGTCATGTTAGCTTCCATAAACTTGAAAAGTCATATGTCCCCAAACAGTATGGTAAAGAATctaatcaaaatgataaagGAGAGGCACACTTCAGAAACCACaaaaatgaaagaccatttgtatgtacggagtgtggtaaagggtttaatagcCATAGCAACTTAAAGGTACATAGAAgtatccatacaaatgaaagaccacattcatgtaaagaatgtggtaaagcaTTTATGCAAAATGGCACACTGAAGGCACACATGAGGATACATGCAAAGGAAAGACCATTTGTGTGTAGGGAGTGTGGGAAAGGGTTTAATAGCAATGCCAATTTAACGATACATacaagaatccatacaaatgaaagaccatttgtatgtaaagagtgtggtaaagggtttaatagcAAAGAACATTTAAAGGTACACcgaagaatccatacaaatgaaagaccatttgtatgtgaggaatgtggtaaagggtttaatagcAATGAACATCTAAAGATACACagaagaatccacacaaatgaaagaccatgtGTATGtgaggagtgtggtaaagggtttaatagcAATGTCAATTTAACGagacatagaagaatccatacaaatgaacgACCAtgtgtatgtaaggagtgtggtaaagggtttaatggCAGTAGCCATTTAAAGagacatagaagaatccatacaaatgaacgaccatttgtatgtaaagaatgtgaTAAAGCATTTACTCAAAGCAGCACCCTGAAGGCACACATACGGACACATGCAAATGAAAGACAATTTGTATGTaatgagtgtggtaaagggtttaatagcAATGGTAATTTAACGACACATAGaaaaatccatacaaatgaaagaccatttgtatgtaatgagtgtggtaaagggtttagaAGTCGTGGCAATTTAGAgatacatagaagaatccataagAATGatagaccatttgtatgtaaggagtgtggtaaagggtttggTAGAAGTGGCACTCTAAAATTACACATGCCagtccatacaaatgaaagaccatttgtatgtaaggagtgtggtaaagggtttggCAGAAGTGACACTCTAAAATTACACATGataatccatacaaatgaaagaccatttgtatgtaaggagtgcgGTAAAGGGTTTGGCAGAAGTGACACTCTAAAATTACACATGATAATCCATACAAAtaaaagaccatttgtatgcaaggagtgtggtaaagggtttaatagcAATGCCAATTTAACGATACATacaagaatccatacaaatgaaagacaattAATAATAtgtgaagagtgtggtaaagggtttagcACGCGTGGCAATTTAAAGATACATAgtagaatccatacaaatgaacgACCATTTGTATGTCATGAATGTGATAAAGCATTTACTCAAAAAAGCGCACTGAAGGCTCACATAAGGACACATggaaatgaaagaccatttgtatgtagggagtgtggtaaagggtttaaaaGCAATACCAATTTGACGATACATggaagaatccatacaaatgaaagaccatttgtttgtaaggaatgtggtaaagggtttattGGCAAGGAACATTTAAAGATACACagaagaatccacacaaatgaaagaccatttgtatgtgaggagtgtggtaaagggtttcgTACTAGTAGCTATTTAACgatacatagaagaatccacagAAATGagagaccatttgtatgtaaggagtgtggtaaagggtttcaTAGCAGTGGTGATTTAATAaaacatagaagaatccatacaaatgaacgACCAtgtgtatgtaaggagtgtggtaaagggtttaatagcAATACCCATTTAAACAGACATaaaagaatccatacaaatgaaagaccataa